In Kordiimonas pumila, a single genomic region encodes these proteins:
- a CDS encoding methylated-DNA--[protein]-cysteine S-methyltransferase, which produces MSQLSMHTPILDLTLTELEGAIIAVDWGWSPFQETSPLLQEAKRQLDAYFDGDLTEFDIPLSPMGTKHQEKVWQAMREIPYGETITYGELAQQIGSAAQAVGTACGRNPMPVLIPCHRIVASAGKLGGYSGDGGLYTKRALLVLEGALSVEEGNILEASGALD; this is translated from the coding sequence ACCGATACTTGATCTTACCCTAACCGAACTTGAAGGGGCAATCATTGCTGTTGATTGGGGTTGGTCCCCGTTTCAGGAAACCTCACCCTTGCTACAGGAAGCAAAGCGCCAGCTTGATGCCTATTTTGACGGCGACCTTACAGAATTTGATATTCCTCTTAGCCCTATGGGTACCAAACATCAGGAAAAAGTTTGGCAAGCCATGCGCGAAATTCCGTACGGCGAAACCATAACCTACGGCGAACTAGCCCAGCAAATTGGTTCTGCCGCACAAGCGGTTGGCACAGCTTGCGGCCGTAATCCAATGCCTGTTTTAATACCCTGCCACAGGATTGTGGCATCTGCCGGCAAGCTTGGTGGCTATTCTGGCGACGGCGGCCTTTATACAAAACGAGCCTTACTGGTTCTTGAAGGTGCGCTCAGTGTGGAAGAAGGCAATATTCTGGAGGCGTCAGGCGCACTAGATTAA